In a single window of the Heliangelus exortis chromosome 1, bHelExo1.hap1, whole genome shotgun sequence genome:
- the LRRC32 gene encoding transforming growth factor beta activator LRRC32 isoform X2: protein MKLYIIFLLAVVNRSTSNNQPTAGMACEMENSQAFCHNKDLHQIPRELHPNVNKLDLSGNVIQSIPEMPLSFYTSLQCLDLSSNQISFIAPGVFAHMTRLLEINLANNHLYELAQNGTEGLGLLPKVEILDLSHNSLYNGMAEYFIKQAPSLRYLSLADNSIIMISHQMFQGSPSLVEIDLQSNIIMEIEEGAFETLVNLSKLNLSMNSITCISDFNLRQLEILDLSRNSIESFHTAKSEDEYSLRCLDLSENKLLHFPVFPQVNKLVTLNLSKNLIQLTAESPHNKMDYMENEWLDAPFHLLDQKQTRNKSSLYLSHLMYLDLSYNEIKSIPDEFFESMLSLHTLNLSKNCLQAFSVSYDSSLISLTVLDLSSNALQSLLLDAGTLSNLKELHIQNNHLQTLPFDIFSSLPTLRLLHLQSNNISLCSMYSGLAKQRLAGEESGCVSFVDSPALQYLDLADNMLTLLPAYTFYKTSLVVLDLSLNPGLQIEVKALSGLEKSLEYLYLHGNSLVDLNIDLPCFSHLKHLNLSENQLNWLPKWGSDSPLEVLDLRNNRFSTLQNSNILALENSLKNLYLTGNPLDCCGNIWLSSMIQNKNVQIPNVEHLTCQNTQNFGYQEEMHIGNIRPEDCEKEDLKKINFLIILTFVLVLSVIIVGVGSFFCFRRQNFSHQFKA, encoded by the exons ATGAAACTCTACATCATCTTCCTCCTGGCAGTGGTCAACAGAAGCACCTCCAACAATCAGCCCACAGCAGGGATGGCCTGTGAAATG GAAAATTCTCAGGCATTTTGCCACAACAAAGACCTTCACCAAATCCCTCGTGAGCTCCATCCGAACGTAAACAAATTAGATCTGTCTGGAAATGTGATACAAAGCATCCCTGAAATGCCATTATCATTTTACACTTCCCTCCAGTGCCTGGATTTAAGTTCTAACCAGATCAGCTTCATCGCTCCTGGAGTCTTTGCACACATGACGAGGTTGCTGGAAATAAATTTAGCCAATAATCACCTATATGAACTTGCTCAGAATGGGACAGAGGGGCTTGGACTTCTACCCAAGGTGGAAATACTGGACTTGTCCCACAACAGTCTGTACAATGGGATGGCTGAGTATTTCATTAAACAAGCTCCATCCCTACGGTATCTTTCCTTGGCAGACAACAGTATTATAATGATATCACACCAGATGTTTCAGGGATCTCCCAGTCTTGTGGAGATAGATCTTCAGAGTAATATCATCATGGAAATAGAAGAAGGTGCTTTTGAGACTCTAGTGAACCTTTCCAAACTCAACCTCTCCATGAATTCGATTACTTGCATCTCTGATTTCAACCTCAGGCAGCTGGAGATACTTGACCTTAGCAGGAATAGCATTGAGTCCTTCCACACTGCAAAGTCAGAGGATGAATATAGTTTAAGATGTTTGGATCTGAGTGAAAACAAACTACTTCACTTCCCAGTCTTCCCCCAGGTAAATAAACTGGTAACTCTAAATCTGTCAAAGAATCTAATCCAGCTCACTGCTGAATCCCCTCATAATAAGATGGACTACATGGAAAACGAATGGCTGGATGCTCCTTTCCATCTTCTTGACCAGAAGCAAACTAGGAACAAAAGTTCTCTTTATTTATCCCATCTTATGTATTTAGACTTAAGTTATAATGAAATCAAATCCATTCCAGACGAGTTCTTTGAATCCATGTTGTCCCTTCACACCCTTAACCTCAGTAAAAACTGTCTTCAGGCATTTTCAGTGTCTTATGACAGCTCACTGATCTCTTTAACTGTCCTTGACTTGAGCTCCAATGCTTTGCAGAGCCTTCTCCTGGATGCTGGCACGCTGTCGAATTTGAAGGAGCTCCATATTCAAAACAACCACCTTCAGACCCTGCCATTTGATATTTTCTCcagccttcctaccctcaggtTGCTTCATCTACAGAGCAATAACATCAGCCTTTGCAGTATGTACTCAGGATTAGCCAAGCAAAGACTTGCTGGAGAGGAAAGTGGTTGTGTGTCTTTTGTGGATTCTCCTGCTCTTCAGTACTTGGACCTGGCAGACAACATGCTGACCCTCCTACCAGCATACACTTTCTACAAGACTTCTCTGGTTGTCTTGGATCTCTCCCTGAACCCTGGGTTGCAAATAGAAGTGAAAGCATTATCAGGACTGGAAAAGTCTCTGGAATATTTGTATTTACATGGCAATAGCCTGGTAGATTTAAATATTGACTTGCCTTGTTTTAGTCACCTTAAACATTTAAACCTCTCGGAAAATCAGCTCAACTGGCTGCCCAAGTGGGGTAGTGATTCCCCACTGGAAGTTCTGGACCTAAGGAACAATAGGTTTAGTACATTACAGAACAGCAATATTTTAGCACTAGAAAATTCCCTTAAAAACTTGTATCTCACTGGGAACCCACTCGACTGCTGTGGAAACATCTGGCTCTCATCAATGATCCAGAACAAAAATGTCCAGATCCCTAACGTAGAGCACTTAACATGCCAGAACACTCAGAATTTTGGGTATCAGGAGGAGATGCACATTGGGAACATTCGACCAGAAGACTGTGAAAAAGAGGATCTGAAGAAAATCAACTTCCTTATTATATTAACATTTGTGTTGGTTTTATCTGTGATCATCGTTGGTGTGGGTTCATTTTTTTGCTTCCGCAGGCAAAACTTCAGCCATCAGTTTAAAGCATAG
- the LRRC32 gene encoding transforming growth factor beta activator LRRC32 isoform X1 gives MNSRTSLWGAFFFPVTSNFSRSSQSFSQLACNRGTISPRKLFLSLCWKGCWESPGDRRLLAEAKPPPPPPLPPPPAPEQENSQAFCHNKDLHQIPRELHPNVNKLDLSGNVIQSIPEMPLSFYTSLQCLDLSSNQISFIAPGVFAHMTRLLEINLANNHLYELAQNGTEGLGLLPKVEILDLSHNSLYNGMAEYFIKQAPSLRYLSLADNSIIMISHQMFQGSPSLVEIDLQSNIIMEIEEGAFETLVNLSKLNLSMNSITCISDFNLRQLEILDLSRNSIESFHTAKSEDEYSLRCLDLSENKLLHFPVFPQVNKLVTLNLSKNLIQLTAESPHNKMDYMENEWLDAPFHLLDQKQTRNKSSLYLSHLMYLDLSYNEIKSIPDEFFESMLSLHTLNLSKNCLQAFSVSYDSSLISLTVLDLSSNALQSLLLDAGTLSNLKELHIQNNHLQTLPFDIFSSLPTLRLLHLQSNNISLCSMYSGLAKQRLAGEESGCVSFVDSPALQYLDLADNMLTLLPAYTFYKTSLVVLDLSLNPGLQIEVKALSGLEKSLEYLYLHGNSLVDLNIDLPCFSHLKHLNLSENQLNWLPKWGSDSPLEVLDLRNNRFSTLQNSNILALENSLKNLYLTGNPLDCCGNIWLSSMIQNKNVQIPNVEHLTCQNTQNFGYQEEMHIGNIRPEDCEKEDLKKINFLIILTFVLVLSVIIVGVGSFFCFRRQNFSHQFKA, from the exons ATGAATTCAAGGACCAGTCTATGgggagcattttttttccctgtgactTCAAACTTCTCTCGGAGCTCGCAGAGTTTTAGTCAGCTGGCATGCAACAGAGGTACGATTTCCCCAAGGAAACTCTTCCTCAGCTTGTGCTGGAAAGGCTGCTGGGAGAGTCCGGGAGACAGAAGGCTGCTAGCAGAGGCgaaacctcctcctcctcctcctcttcctcctcctccagccccagagcag GAAAATTCTCAGGCATTTTGCCACAACAAAGACCTTCACCAAATCCCTCGTGAGCTCCATCCGAACGTAAACAAATTAGATCTGTCTGGAAATGTGATACAAAGCATCCCTGAAATGCCATTATCATTTTACACTTCCCTCCAGTGCCTGGATTTAAGTTCTAACCAGATCAGCTTCATCGCTCCTGGAGTCTTTGCACACATGACGAGGTTGCTGGAAATAAATTTAGCCAATAATCACCTATATGAACTTGCTCAGAATGGGACAGAGGGGCTTGGACTTCTACCCAAGGTGGAAATACTGGACTTGTCCCACAACAGTCTGTACAATGGGATGGCTGAGTATTTCATTAAACAAGCTCCATCCCTACGGTATCTTTCCTTGGCAGACAACAGTATTATAATGATATCACACCAGATGTTTCAGGGATCTCCCAGTCTTGTGGAGATAGATCTTCAGAGTAATATCATCATGGAAATAGAAGAAGGTGCTTTTGAGACTCTAGTGAACCTTTCCAAACTCAACCTCTCCATGAATTCGATTACTTGCATCTCTGATTTCAACCTCAGGCAGCTGGAGATACTTGACCTTAGCAGGAATAGCATTGAGTCCTTCCACACTGCAAAGTCAGAGGATGAATATAGTTTAAGATGTTTGGATCTGAGTGAAAACAAACTACTTCACTTCCCAGTCTTCCCCCAGGTAAATAAACTGGTAACTCTAAATCTGTCAAAGAATCTAATCCAGCTCACTGCTGAATCCCCTCATAATAAGATGGACTACATGGAAAACGAATGGCTGGATGCTCCTTTCCATCTTCTTGACCAGAAGCAAACTAGGAACAAAAGTTCTCTTTATTTATCCCATCTTATGTATTTAGACTTAAGTTATAATGAAATCAAATCCATTCCAGACGAGTTCTTTGAATCCATGTTGTCCCTTCACACCCTTAACCTCAGTAAAAACTGTCTTCAGGCATTTTCAGTGTCTTATGACAGCTCACTGATCTCTTTAACTGTCCTTGACTTGAGCTCCAATGCTTTGCAGAGCCTTCTCCTGGATGCTGGCACGCTGTCGAATTTGAAGGAGCTCCATATTCAAAACAACCACCTTCAGACCCTGCCATTTGATATTTTCTCcagccttcctaccctcaggtTGCTTCATCTACAGAGCAATAACATCAGCCTTTGCAGTATGTACTCAGGATTAGCCAAGCAAAGACTTGCTGGAGAGGAAAGTGGTTGTGTGTCTTTTGTGGATTCTCCTGCTCTTCAGTACTTGGACCTGGCAGACAACATGCTGACCCTCCTACCAGCATACACTTTCTACAAGACTTCTCTGGTTGTCTTGGATCTCTCCCTGAACCCTGGGTTGCAAATAGAAGTGAAAGCATTATCAGGACTGGAAAAGTCTCTGGAATATTTGTATTTACATGGCAATAGCCTGGTAGATTTAAATATTGACTTGCCTTGTTTTAGTCACCTTAAACATTTAAACCTCTCGGAAAATCAGCTCAACTGGCTGCCCAAGTGGGGTAGTGATTCCCCACTGGAAGTTCTGGACCTAAGGAACAATAGGTTTAGTACATTACAGAACAGCAATATTTTAGCACTAGAAAATTCCCTTAAAAACTTGTATCTCACTGGGAACCCACTCGACTGCTGTGGAAACATCTGGCTCTCATCAATGATCCAGAACAAAAATGTCCAGATCCCTAACGTAGAGCACTTAACATGCCAGAACACTCAGAATTTTGGGTATCAGGAGGAGATGCACATTGGGAACATTCGACCAGAAGACTGTGAAAAAGAGGATCTGAAGAAAATCAACTTCCTTATTATATTAACATTTGTGTTGGTTTTATCTGTGATCATCGTTGGTGTGGGTTCATTTTTTTGCTTCCGCAGGCAAAACTTCAGCCATCAGTTTAAAGCATAG